TGATCGCTAAAATTGAAAAACACGAAGCGATCGAGGAAATGGAGGCAATTTTATCCCTCTGTGATGGTGTTATGGTGGCTAGGGGAGATTTAGGAGTAGAATTACCAGCCGAAGACGTGCCAATCCTGCAAAAACGCCTGATTAATACCGCTAATCAGCTAGGCATCCCGATTATCACCGCCACTCAAATGCTTGACAGTATGGCCAGTAATCCTCGTCCCACCCGCGCCGAGGTTTCTGACGTAGCTAATGCGATTTTAGATGGCACTGATGCGGTCATGCTTTCCAATGAAACGGCTGTGGGTCATTATCCCATCGAAGCGGTGGCAACCATGGCCCGCATTGCCGAAAGGATCGAACGGGAACAGATCAATAGTGCCGCTCGCTCTAACAATAAACAATCGATTCCTAACGCTATTTCCTCGGCAGTCAGTCAAATTGCCGAACAATTGGGGGCAGCGGCAATTATTACCCTGACCAAAACCGGCTCTACTGCCCGTAACGTCTCCAGATTTCGCCCCAAAACCCCGATTTTAGCCGTTACTCCCCATCGGGAAGTGGCACAGCAGTTACAGCTAGTTTGGGGCGTAAAACCGATGTTATTACTCGATTTACCCTCCACCAGCCAAACTTTTCAAGTGGCGATGAATCTTGCCCAGGAAAATAACCTCCTCGCAGATGGTGATTTAGTGGTGATGACGGCGGGAACTTTGCAAGGGGTGGCCGGTTCCACGGATTTAATTAAAGTGGAAGTGGTAAAATCCCTTTTGGGCAAGGGTACGGGGATCGGCCAGGGTGTGGCTAGTGGCCGGGCGCGAGTGGCCCATAATGCCCGGGAAGTGGGTAGTTTTAGTCATGGGGAGATTTTAGTCGTTCCCACCACCAGCGCCGAATATGTGGATATGATGCGGAAAGCTGGCGGAATTATCACCGAAGATACTGCGATGAATAATCACGCCGCTACTATCGGTTTAAAATTGGGTATTCCTGTGATTGTCGGGGTTAAAGATGCCACGAAAATTATCCGCGAAGGGGTGATCATTAGTCTCGATGCTCAACGGGGTTTAATTTATTCTGGTATTGGCAATGGCGCAGCAACTATGAAAAACTGAGTCGGTTATCAGGAGGCGGTCGGCGGTCGGCAGCTTTTATTTATTATCCCCACTTCCCCACTTCCCCACACCCTACACCCCACACCCCACACCCCACACCCCACACCCTACACCCCACACCCCACACCCATTTTCACTTGTCTATGAGCGATT
This Microcystis wesenbergii NRERC-220 DNA region includes the following protein-coding sequences:
- the pyk gene encoding pyruvate kinase, giving the protein MHSLSFPRRTKIVATIGPASQNKETLRQMIKAGATTFRLNFSHGDHDYHRHSINLIRQLAFELNQPIGILQDLQGPKIRLGKFACGSITLKPGEPFTLTSRDVECNQEISSISYPSLAQEVPEGSRILLDDGKVEMRVESVDRLKGDLSCRVVVGGVLSSNKGVNFPNVYLSVKALTDKDKKDLMFGLLWDVDWIALSFVRNPQDILEIKELIASAGKSIPVIAKIEKHEAIEEMEAILSLCDGVMVARGDLGVELPAEDVPILQKRLINTANQLGIPIITATQMLDSMASNPRPTRAEVSDVANAILDGTDAVMLSNETAVGHYPIEAVATMARIAERIEREQINSAARSNNKQSIPNAISSAVSQIAEQLGAAAIITLTKTGSTARNVSRFRPKTPILAVTPHREVAQQLQLVWGVKPMLLLDLPSTSQTFQVAMNLAQENNLLADGDLVVMTAGTLQGVAGSTDLIKVEVVKSLLGKGTGIGQGVASGRARVAHNAREVGSFSHGEILVVPTTSAEYVDMMRKAGGIITEDTAMNNHAATIGLKLGIPVIVGVKDATKIIREGVIISLDAQRGLIYSGIGNGAATMKN